From Miscanthus floridulus cultivar M001 chromosome 15, ASM1932011v1, whole genome shotgun sequence, the proteins below share one genomic window:
- the LOC136507027 gene encoding aspartyl protease family protein At5g10770-like, with protein MAIRLGTPAVFNLITIDTGSTLSWVNCKRCRIRCHEQAAEAGPKLDPHRSATYCHVGCSDEDCLDIQADNGAPYSCVDETDTCIYGLRYGSQYSAGKLGRDRLALGNNYTIVDDFVFGCSEDDRFYGLEAGVAGLGDKHYSFNQMARLTTYNAFAYCFPGDHRAEGFLIVGPYPQKLELVTTLIRGYGRRQHVYSVLLLGIAVNGKPLEVNGC; from the coding sequence ATGGCCATCAGGCTGGGCACCCCTGCCGTCTTCAAcctcatcaccatcgacaccggCTCCACCCTCTCCTGGGTCAACTGTAAGAGGTGTCGGATACGGTGCCACGAGCAGGCGGCTGAAGCTGGCCCCAAGCTGGACCCTCACCGCTCCGCCACGTACTGTCACGTTGGCTGCTCTGACGAGGACTGCCTCGACATACAGGCCGACAACGGCGCCCCCTACAGCTGCGTCGACGAGACGGACACCTGCATCTACGGCCTGCGCTATGGGTCGCAGTACTCGGCGGGGAAGCTTGGGAGGGACAGGCTCGCCCTGGGCAACAACTACACCATCGTCGACGACTTCGTCTTCGGGTGCAGCGAGGACGATAGGTTCTACGGCCTCGAGGCGGGCGTCGCCGGCCTTGGCGACAAGCATTACTCCTTCAACCAGATGGCACGGCTGACAACCTACAATGCCTTCGCCTACTGCTTTCCCGGTGACCACCGCGCCGAGGGGTTTCTCATCGTCGGGCCGTACCCGCAGAAGCTGGAGCTCGTCACGACATTGATCAGGGGGTACGGGCGTAGGCAGCACGTCTACTCGGTTCTGCTACTAGGCATCGCCGTCAACGGGAAGCCTCTAGAGGTCAACGGGTGCTAG